The sequence below is a genomic window from Vibrio mangrovi.
GATGCCTGCCAGTGTTTTCATGCTGCATGGAATGATGATCATGCCGTCCGTTCTGAAAGAACCGGATGAAATCGCAGCAGCCTGATTCGCCGAGTTATAAGTCACATCAGCCAAAAGACTCACTTCTCTGGCTGTCATCGACGTCTCCAGTTCAATGGTCGTTTTTGCCCAGCGTGACATCACAAGGTGTGTTTCTACATCCCGGATTTCCTGTAAAGCCTGTAAAAGAGTTACAGCCAATGGCGCTCCGGTAGCACCAGTCATACCAACAATTAGCCTCATACAACCTCAAATATTATTGAATTAATTTGTTCGTACACGAACAATATGCTTAAATTAAATCTTATATGCATAAAAAGCAATATAAAAATTCAAATCATATTATATATAATTACGACAAGCATAATTCATTGGTATCTTTGATGACGAATATTTCCAAACACCTTATCGGGAATGGCCAGAACAGATGACGAACAAATTAGATCCGGCTGTATTTCACTTAATGCGCAAATTATTTCAGGAACATACGTCATCCTGGCAAGATGCGTTACCTCATGTTACGAAGCCACAGTTTTCTGTTTTACACGCGATCGCTCAATCACCGGGGATTGAACAGGTGCATCTTGTGGAAGCATCGATTACAACCAAAGCGACACTGGCAGAATTACTTGGTCGTCTGGAAAAGCGTGGGCTGATTTATCGTCAGCATGGAGATCAGGACAGAAGGCGCCGTTTTGTCTATTTAACACCGGAAGGGGAAAAGCTATACAATTCCTCAATGGAAATCGTCAAATCAATCGATGTCAAGTTTCTCAGCCGTATCTCTGAAGCCGAGAACCTTGAATTCCTGCGGATTCTGAAAGCGTTAACCGGTCAGTAGATTACCGGCGGATCTCTGTCCTAATATGTGAAAAAGCACCGACAAATTGTCGGTGCTTTGGTATTCCTGACTTAGTATCACGGGTCTGAATTCAGCAAATGGCAATCAGCCACCGGCCACCCACTGACGTTTCGTCTTGATGCTGGAAAGCAGCATATAAAAACAGGTTGTCAGAGAAATCACAAATAGATATCCCAATAAACCCTGACTGCCCTGCATAAACCAGTTGGCAAAGATCGGACCTAACACCGAACCAATACTATAACTAAATAGCATCACCTGTGTTGCAGACACAATGTAACTGGTATCCAGCTTGTCACACCCCAGATTGATGGCTATCGGGTAAAGCGCAAATGTTGCCATTCCCAGCAGAAATAATCCAAGCACCATCATGCTCATGCCAGAGTAAAGAACAGGTAATACGGACGCACCAGCACCAAGCAGACAAAACATCGCCATCAGCAATTTACGTCCCAGAAATTTTGACAGCCATGGCACCATTGGCTGTACAGCCATCGCTCCAAGGATAATCAATGCCAGTAAACTACCAAGGTGAGTGGTAGGAATACCACGGTTCGCCAGTTCAATCGGCATCAAACCATAAATTGCCCCCAACATCAGCCCGGAGACCAGACAACCGATCAGCGCAGCATGACTCAGCTTCGTCATCTGTTTCCAGGACAGACTTGTCGCCTGCTGCACTGATGGCTGGTCCATTTTTCCATAAATCAGCACAACAGACGCCAGTAGCAACAAGGTGATAATAACGGTAAACGGTATAACGCCGGAAACACCCAGATGGCCGATACCAAGCTGTCCTACTGCGGTGCCACCATACAAAGCAGCCATGTAGATACCTAAACGCTTTGCCCGGCGGGATGCATCACCGTGCAACAGCCAGGACTCCACCACCACAAAGACACCAGCAACCGCGACACCCGCGATAAAACGGTCAACCAGCCAGACAGAAGCATAAGGCAGGGACGGAAGTACCACTATCGATAGCAACAGAATCACCAGACACCAGATAAATGCTTTCCGGTGACCCAGACGATTCACAAAAGGTTCCATCATCATAGCTCCCAGCAACAGACCGGCATAAAAAACACTGGCAAGCCAGCTGGCAAGCGATTCATCAAGTCCATAATGAGAAAGTATGAGCGGGATCAGGCTCATGAGATAACCAGACGCAACAGCGTACAACGCCAGAGCGATCACCGGCACCGTAATGCGTTGAGCAGAAGAAGTATTCAACGAAATAGCCTCGAAAACAGATGGAAAAAACAGGAGATTTTCGCGGCGAATATGGCGCTAACCAGTAAAAAGATAAAATGAAAAATTGTGGTCTTGACGATTAATAACTTTTATCAAACCAATGAGTAAAACATTCACTAATAAAACCCCATAAAAGCAGTTTAAAACACCAACATAAACACTATTATTTGGTTTTTAGTAGCACAAAATTAATCCATGTTAAAAATTATATTTTATAAAATTCATTGTTCAGATTGCGGAAAATACGCGGCCTTTCCCGACATAAGACTTACCGGGAAAGAACATGGATAACCGTTCGATCAGCTTTTCAATAGATCGACCAGTTGATGTGTCAGTGTGTTCACAACATCAGGAACCATCGATAAATGTTCCGCTCCGGCATTATCGATATGGATACCACAGTTGACCGACACAACACAGTTGAGCGCAGAAGCAAGCACCTGAGCCGTACGATGGGCAAGCAGATCTTCTTTATGACCCAAAACACACAGAACTGACGTGGAAGCACTCACCTTCGACGCATCCTGCAAACTTGCCCGCGGCTGAGCCAGAGCCGTTGCACCAATATGCGATTTATCTCCACCGTGGATCGTAACGGCCAGATCCCGGCCAACAACAATGGCAACTAAATGAATCATAAAACTACCTGATTCCTGTTCTAACCGCACAACATCACCTGGCTGATGTTTCATCATTTATTTCTCCCGGTTTTCACCTGATTGAAAAGACACAGCAGTGTCTGTCCTTATAAGAAAATACTTACTTATAGTGTCTGTCCCTGTAAATGAACAGCCCTGACAAACCACAGTGGTTCGCATCCTAGTCATATTGAGGATGAGAGTAAAGTCTCATATTGAAATCTCATATTGAAACGATGCGGAGAAACTCTCACACATGATTTGATGAAAAATTAGTCGATTTCCAAACCGGAGGTTCGTTTTTGCTTTGAAACTGTTACCCTGTTCTCAGAGGGTGTTGCAGAGAATCAGAACAATAAATAGGGAGGCATGGTGATTTATCAAACAAAGACAGGACTGGATATTAATATCGGACGTGAACATCTGGTCATTCAGCAACGCTATGAAGCACTGAGCGCATTTAACGATCTTCTGATTGCAGTCTGGTTTCTGATCGGTAGTTTCTTCTTCCTGAACAATGCATTAGTCGAGAGTGGCACCTGGTTATTCATCGTCGGCAGTGCACAATTGCTGATTAAACCGTTCATCAAACTGACCAGTCTGGTTCATCTCCGTCGCATTCAAAAACGCAACGAAAATTAAAATGTATCGACTCCCACCGGTACAACAGTGGGGGAACCAGGGGAGCCGATAACTCAGGATTGTTGAATAGACAACCTGTCTTATTTGTCTTTATCCATATCTCCGGCAGCCTGATCAGCCTCAGGCGCTGTTGATTCAATCACGCCCTGACTCATTTCAGGCGCTTCTTCCATCATATCCTGATCAGTCTCAGGTGCAGTTTGGTCAGCCGTTCCCTGAGTGGCATCGATAGTTGTCTGATCACCAGCACCTGTTGTTACCTGATCAGCCGGTTCACTGACATCACTTGTCGTTGTGTTTTCAGTTGTTGCGTTATCGTCGTTACATGCCGTTATGCCAAAAGCAATCGCTGTAGTCAGCAACATCATTGCAATCGGATTTGATAGTTTAGACATACTTCTCTCCTGTTTTTCGAACGGCAGATGCGTTCACACATTAAATTCACTGGAGCCAGTGTAATGAAATCCTGTCGACCGATTTCAAATTTCAGGTCAGGAGTTAGTGCTGATTGTGTAAGGAATCAAGGTGCCGGATCAGCCCGAAAAGAGCCAGTACTGTCACAATCAATCCTGCAATATCGTATATCTCTCAACCTCAACACTCATACCCGTCCGGTCAATAAGCCGATTTCAAAACAATTAACATACCTCATTTAATCAAAAACAAATATTGACATATGTCATTAATGAAATTAAGTTAGATCTGACTGGTGGCAATACTCAACAACTAAGGGGAACAAAATATGGATTGGATAGGAAACGATATCACTCTGTTCGTTTTGATCGCACTGATGGCATCTGCTTTCGCAGCAGGATTCATCGACAGTGTCGCCGGAGGCGGCGGACTCATTCTGGTGCCGTCTTTCATACTTGCAGGATTACCGCCACAAGTTGCTTTAGGGCAGGAGAAAATTGTCAGCACACTCGGAACAATAGCTGCCATCAGAAATTTTGTTCGCAATAAACGTGTGGTTTGGGTAGCCGTCGCTTCCGGAATTCCGGCTGGCCTCATGGGAGCTTATGCGGGTGCACAGGCTATTCTGTATTTCGACCCGGACACAGTAGGAAAAATCATTCTTGCAATGTTGCCCGTCGGGATCGTTTTCTCCTTCATTCCCAAAAAAGATCGCAGCAATACAGACAATCACACCATCAGTAAAACCATTCTCTGGCTTGGTGTTCCGCTAACGGTTTTTGTCATCGGATTCTATGACGGCTTCTTCGGGCCGGGAACAGGAAGCTTTCTGATTATTGCATTGCATTATTTGCTGAAATTCGACCTGGTCGCAGCATCGGCCACATCAAAACTGTTTAATTTTTCCTCTAACATCGGCGCTCTGATCGCGTTCATTATCGCAGGTAATGTACTTTACATGCTTGCAATTCCACTGGTGGTGATGAATTTGCTGGGTAATCACGTTGGCAGCGCATCAGCAATGAAATACGGCCCCAAATTAATCCAGAGAACAATTTCTCTTTCACTGGGTTTACTGATGCTGTCTTTGGGGTACAAATTTCTGATTGCATAACCACAGTTTGTATCAGATCAACGCCGCTTTGCTGACAAAAGCGGCTTTTTACCGGCAATATCAGATTGACCATTAGACTGAAATCAGAAGTTACCGAAGCGCGATCTAATATTTTGCTCCCGTACAGAAACGGCTATTATTTATACTCAGGTAACCTCATCATAAATAAAATCAAACAGGTCGAATCATGCAATGTCAGTCTCCGGAAGTTTCCTCATATCAACATTTAATCACTCGCCTATCCTCCCGGCTTGCTCCGGAATGTATTATCACTCAGCCGGAACAACGTCTGGCCTACGGAACCGATGCCAGCTTTTATCGTTTAATTCCCCAGGTCGTGCTACGACTGAAAGATATCGATGAAGTTATCTTCACTCTTCAGGCTTGTGACGATCTCGGAATCCATCTGACATTCCGGGCAGCCGGAACCAGTCTGTCCGGTCAGGCCGTTTCCGACTCGGTTCTGGTGACACTGACAGATGACTGGCGTGGACATCATATTTCGGATAACGGCGCCAAAATCACTTTACAACCCGGCGTGATCGGAGCCGATGCCAACCGTTATCTGGCGCCTTATCAGCGGAAAATCGGCCCGGATCCGGCATCAATCAATGCCTGCAAAATCGGTGGAATCGCGGCCAATAACTCCAGCGGTATGTGCTGTGGAACCGCTCAGAATTCCTATAAAACCGTCGCGGACATGCAGATTATTTTTACTGACGGTTTCATCTTAAACACCGCCGATCCGGACAGTGTGCACAGACTGATGCAGCAAAAACCGGAACTGATCTCTGGAATTCAGGCGCTTTGTGAACAAACGCTGGCTGACCGGCAACTGACCGATTTGATCCGGCATAAATATCGTCTGAAAAATACCACGGGTTACGCCCTCAATGCGCTGATTGATTACACCGATCCCATTGAAGTGATTAAACACCTGATGATCGGTTCTGAAGGAACACTGGGGTTCATCGCGGAAATCACCTATCACACCGTAGAAGAACATCCTTTTAAAGCGTCTGCCCTGTTGATTTTCCCGGACATCGAACAAGCCAGCCAGGCAGTGACGACACTGGCAGAAACTCCGGTGGCAGCCGTTGAAATGATGGATGGCCGTTCACTCCGGGCGATTGCTGATGAACCGGGAATGCCAGACTTTATCTCCACACTGGACGAACATGCGACTGCGTTATTAATCGAATCTCACGGACAGAGCGAACATACGCTGACGACTCAGTGCGAACAGATTATGCAGACATTAGCAATTTACCCGATTCTGGCGTCTGTCCCCTTTACAACCGATCCACAGACCGTTGCCACGTTATGGGGAATCCGTAAAGGGCTTTTCCCGGCTGTCGGAGCCGTACGGGAAACCGGAACCACTGTGATTATTGAAGACGTTGCTTTCCCTATCGAACATCTGGCGGCCGGTGTCCGTGATTTACAGACATTGTTCGATAAGTACCACTATCACGAGGCCATCATTTTCGGCCATGCGCTGGAAGGTAATTTACATTTTGTATTTACCCAGCGCTTTGATCATCAGGAAGAAATCGATCGTTACAGCGCTTTCATGGATGATGTTGCCCAGTTGGTTGCAGTCAGATACGGCGGCTCTCTGAAAGCGGAGCACGGTACCGGCCGGAATATGGCACCTTATGTTGAACTGGAATGGGGAAAATCCGGCTATGAACTGATGCAGCAGATAAAAAAACTGTTCGATCCCCGTGGCAGACTGAACCCCGGCGTCATCCTCAATCCTGACCCACAGGCACATGTTCAGCACCTCAAACCCAT
It includes:
- a CDS encoding sulfite exporter TauE/SafE family protein; this encodes MDWIGNDITLFVLIALMASAFAAGFIDSVAGGGGLILVPSFILAGLPPQVALGQEKIVSTLGTIAAIRNFVRNKRVVWVAVASGIPAGLMGAYAGAQAILYFDPDTVGKIILAMLPVGIVFSFIPKKDRSNTDNHTISKTILWLGVPLTVFVIGFYDGFFGPGTGSFLIIALHYLLKFDLVAASATSKLFNFSSNIGALIAFIIAGNVLYMLAIPLVVMNLLGNHVGSASAMKYGPKLIQRTISLSLGLLMLSLGYKFLIA
- a CDS encoding FAD-binding and (Fe-S)-binding domain-containing protein — protein: MQCQSPEVSSYQHLITRLSSRLAPECIITQPEQRLAYGTDASFYRLIPQVVLRLKDIDEVIFTLQACDDLGIHLTFRAAGTSLSGQAVSDSVLVTLTDDWRGHHISDNGAKITLQPGVIGADANRYLAPYQRKIGPDPASINACKIGGIAANNSSGMCCGTAQNSYKTVADMQIIFTDGFILNTADPDSVHRLMQQKPELISGIQALCEQTLADRQLTDLIRHKYRLKNTTGYALNALIDYTDPIEVIKHLMIGSEGTLGFIAEITYHTVEEHPFKASALLIFPDIEQASQAVTTLAETPVAAVEMMDGRSLRAIADEPGMPDFISTLDEHATALLIESHGQSEHTLTTQCEQIMQTLAIYPILASVPFTTDPQTVATLWGIRKGLFPAVGAVRETGTTVIIEDVAFPIEHLAAGVRDLQTLFDKYHYHEAIIFGHALEGNLHFVFTQRFDHQEEIDRYSAFMDDVAQLVAVRYGGSLKAEHGTGRNMAPYVELEWGKSGYELMQQIKKLFDPRGRLNPGVILNPDPQAHVQHLKPMPPADPLVDRCIECGFCEAVCPSRTLTLSPRQRIVLYRELQHRRTLESSEEIISLEKAFEYQGIDTCAATGLCATRCPVGINTGDLVKQLRTEKYRRYHSIAHWTADHFATTVQLARTGLKMNSWATRTLGAERMQHWNQQLRQRSQRIPQWLPEIPGANQHSISRINTVSSAITHPQDKLHKVVYCPSCASRAMGALPQSPLLPSQETRSLSEVTFSLLKKAGVEVILPEHISNQCCGMPYDSKGMTTQARKKSNQLAQTLIQASENGRYPILMDTSPCMQRMKTEHPTSLQLYEPAEYVSRYLLEHLSIEPVEETVMLHITCSSRKAGLESVILKLAQTCARQVIVPEHIQCCGWAGDKGFTTPELNQAALQPLKNQIPPDCKRGFSNSLTCEIGLSHHSGIPYQSILYLVDEVSTPLSGQKI
- a CDS encoding YrhK family protein; protein product: MVIYQTKTGLDINIGREHLVIQQRYEALSAFNDLLIAVWFLIGSFFFLNNALVESGTWLFIVGSAQLLIKPFIKLTSLVHLRRIQKRNEN
- a CDS encoding MarR family winged helix-turn-helix transcriptional regulator — encoded protein: MTNKLDPAVFHLMRKLFQEHTSSWQDALPHVTKPQFSVLHAIAQSPGIEQVHLVEASITTKATLAELLGRLEKRGLIYRQHGDQDRRRRFVYLTPEGEKLYNSSMEIVKSIDVKFLSRISEAENLEFLRILKALTGQ
- the lpdD gene encoding prenylated flavin chaperone LpdD yields the protein MMKHQPGDVVRLEQESGSFMIHLVAIVVGRDLAVTIHGGDKSHIGATALAQPRASLQDASKVSASTSVLCVLGHKEDLLAHRTAQVLASALNCVVSVNCGIHIDNAGAEHLSMVPDVVNTLTHQLVDLLKS
- a CDS encoding MFS transporter; translated protein: MNTSSAQRITVPVIALALYAVASGYLMSLIPLILSHYGLDESLASWLASVFYAGLLLGAMMMEPFVNRLGHRKAFIWCLVILLLSIVVLPSLPYASVWLVDRFIAGVAVAGVFVVVESWLLHGDASRRAKRLGIYMAALYGGTAVGQLGIGHLGVSGVIPFTVIITLLLLASVVLIYGKMDQPSVQQATSLSWKQMTKLSHAALIGCLVSGLMLGAIYGLMPIELANRGIPTTHLGSLLALIILGAMAVQPMVPWLSKFLGRKLLMAMFCLLGAGASVLPVLYSGMSMMVLGLFLLGMATFALYPIAINLGCDKLDTSYIVSATQVMLFSYSIGSVLGPIFANWFMQGSQGLLGYLFVISLTTCFYMLLSSIKTKRQWVAGG